A single Acidobacteriota bacterium DNA region contains:
- a CDS encoding ornithine cyclodeaminase family protein → MALFLSERDVQELFPMKQALLRIEASFVAQQSGRAVNQPRQRVFQPGFSLHYMAAALADEHLAGMKIYTIVSGAARFLVLLFDTKTGDLLAVIEADYLGRIRTGAASGVATKYLARQDASAVGLIGAGRQARTQLEAVAGVRKIRAARVFARDEKHRVEFCREMADYLDFPVEPAASAEDAARFGDIVIAATTSREPVIKGEWLRPGTHVNAIGANMADRRELDDAALRQAEIIAVDSIAQARDEAGDLVQGLKAANQSWDDVMELNDIVTGIKPRRESSEQITVFKSCGIAIWDVMAAGFIYREALEKKKGKPFAIWEDSPR, encoded by the coding sequence ATGGCTCTTTTCCTCTCAGAAAGAGATGTTCAGGAACTTTTTCCAATGAAGCAGGCGCTCTTGCGCATAGAGGCCAGCTTTGTGGCTCAACAAAGCGGCAGGGCCGTCAACCAGCCGCGGCAACGGGTTTTCCAGCCCGGCTTTTCACTCCACTATATGGCAGCGGCCCTTGCGGACGAGCATCTGGCAGGAATGAAAATTTATACCATCGTATCCGGCGCGGCACGCTTTCTGGTCCTGCTCTTCGATACAAAGACGGGGGACCTGCTCGCCGTCATAGAGGCTGACTATCTGGGCCGCATTCGAACCGGAGCGGCAAGCGGCGTGGCAACAAAGTATCTCGCGCGCCAGGACGCTTCCGCAGTGGGACTGATCGGAGCTGGGCGACAGGCGCGGACACAACTGGAGGCGGTTGCCGGCGTTCGCAAAATCCGGGCAGCAAGAGTTTTTGCAAGGGACGAAAAGCATCGCGTGGAATTCTGCAGAGAGATGGCGGATTATCTCGATTTTCCGGTTGAACCCGCCGCAAGCGCAGAGGATGCCGCGCGCTTTGGCGATATCGTCATTGCCGCGACGACTTCGCGGGAACCCGTCATCAAAGGAGAATGGCTTCGCCCCGGAACCCATGTCAACGCCATCGGGGCCAACATGGCCGATCGTCGGGAGCTGGATGATGCAGCATTGCGCCAGGCCGAAATTATTGCAGTTGATTCCATCGCCCAGGCCCGCGACGAAGCAGGCGACCTGGTCCAGGGACTTAAGGCAGCCAATCAAAGCTGGGACGACGTGATGGAGTTGAACGACATTGTGACTGGAATCAAACCCCGGCGTGAATCAAGCGAGCAGATCACGGTCTTCAAGTCGTGCGGAATTGCTATATGGGACGTCATGGCCGCCGGCTTTATCTATCGTGAAGCGCTTGAAAAGAAAAAAGGGAAGCCCTTCGCCATTTGGGAGGACTCGCCGCGCTAG
- a CDS encoding creatininase family protein: protein MDEVLRHSNGTEAPPESGRILRLEELTFTQLEALDRNNVAVLFCVSPLEEHGPHLPVGTDLMTSAAICAKLAVRIIEAKPGWTVLIGPSIPIGASAFDRAGTLLARASTVRNATLDYGAALARHGFRYILVLNGHGGPRHIVALEEAAAVVSRRHRARMLSVSGPALWKFMRGGYAKRLETFLGRPFTAAERGALDGDTHAGMWETSLVLLDRPELVKSTYHGLPPQKFKLTNAIRRNYPLQLGNRMGYIGTPSAACTELGEAAQRLFLEAVWELVGPVLDGHNRKWRQTSFLYKIPMLHTAFPGLAAAAAVGLAVWAILTWLYQLAR from the coding sequence ATGGACGAAGTTCTCCGGCACAGCAACGGAACAGAGGCCCCGCCTGAAAGTGGAAGGATCCTTCGCCTTGAGGAATTGACCTTCACTCAACTTGAAGCGTTAGACCGTAACAATGTGGCCGTCCTCTTTTGTGTCAGTCCTCTGGAAGAACACGGCCCGCACCTTCCTGTCGGAACCGACCTCATGACCTCAGCCGCGATCTGCGCAAAGCTGGCGGTGCGCATCATCGAGGCAAAACCCGGCTGGACAGTTCTGATCGGCCCGAGTATTCCAATCGGTGCCTCTGCATTTGACCGCGCCGGAACACTGCTGGCTAGGGCCAGCACGGTGCGTAACGCAACGCTTGATTACGGCGCGGCTCTGGCCCGCCACGGGTTCCGTTACATCCTGGTCCTGAACGGTCACGGAGGACCGCGCCACATCGTGGCCCTTGAAGAAGCTGCGGCTGTAGTGTCCAGGCGACACAGGGCGCGCATGCTCTCGGTCAGCGGGCCTGCGCTTTGGAAGTTCATGCGTGGCGGGTACGCAAAACGTCTTGAAACTTTTCTTGGGCGCCCATTCACGGCGGCGGAGCGCGGCGCCCTGGATGGCGATACGCATGCCGGAATGTGGGAAACTTCGCTCGTCCTGCTGGACCGTCCGGAATTGGTGAAATCCACGTATCATGGCTTGCCACCGCAAAAGTTCAAGCTCACCAACGCCATCCGCAGAAACTACCCTTTGCAACTGGGAAACCGGATGGGCTATATTGGAACGCCTTCAGCCGCCTGCACAGAATTGGGCGAGGCTGCACAGCGGCTGTTTCTTGAGGCCGTGTGGGAACTCGTCGGCCCGGTGCTGGACGGCCACAACAGGAAATGGCGGCAGACCTCTTTCTTATATAAGATCCCAATGTTGCACACGGCCTTTCCCGGCCTCGCTGCAGCGGCGGCGGTTGGGCTGGCGGTCTGGGCAATTCTGACCTGGCTCTACCAGCTTGCAAGGTGA
- a CDS encoding alpha/beta hydrolase, protein MPNVTIFEIRLRECKLLEVATKIQRLFIPGPAGSLEALLEWNPDWVPRQLAVVCHPHPLYGGSMHNKVVFSAAKAAIHMSIPTLRFNFRGVGHSEGEHADGIGERDDARAALDYLAERFPRTPVLMIGFSFGSVVALAVGSEDPRVNSLVGIGLPVNSADFSFFLEVRKPKLIVQGTEDQFGSMERVARLFSSLKEPKRLRFVEGADHFLTGKLHDLQMEIQEFLQGILNPLQ, encoded by the coding sequence ATGCCTAATGTGACAATTTTTGAGATTCGACTACGCGAATGCAAACTTTTGGAGGTCGCCACGAAGATCCAACGCCTATTTATTCCCGGACCCGCCGGAAGCCTCGAGGCGCTGCTTGAGTGGAATCCGGATTGGGTCCCACGGCAGCTTGCCGTCGTCTGTCATCCGCATCCGCTTTATGGCGGGTCCATGCACAACAAAGTTGTCTTCAGTGCGGCGAAAGCCGCTATCCATATGTCCATTCCCACTCTGCGCTTCAATTTCCGCGGAGTGGGGCACAGCGAAGGAGAACATGCTGACGGCATTGGCGAACGCGATGACGCCCGCGCGGCGCTTGATTACCTGGCCGAGCGGTTTCCTCGGACCCCTGTGTTGATGATAGGATTCTCGTTCGGCTCGGTTGTTGCGCTGGCCGTGGGTTCTGAGGACCCGCGAGTCAACAGCCTGGTAGGAATTGGCCTCCCTGTAAACTCGGCGGATTTCAGTTTCTTCCTCGAAGTTCGAAAGCCCAAGTTAATTGTCCAGGGTACCGAGGACCAGTTCGGTTCCATGGAGAGAGTGGCCAGGCTCTTTTCCTCACTCAAGGAACCGAAGCGGCTGCGCTTCGTAGAAGGGGCTGACCATTTCCTGACTGGCAAATTGCATGATCTGCAAATGGAGATACAGGAATTTCTCCAGGGCATTTTAAATCCATTACAATAG
- a CDS encoding dehydrogenase, with protein sequence MATVTSTYKPPRPSKSSLVRAYRIMYLARKIDDKEIQLKRQNRVYFQINGAGHEAVQVATAMHLKPGVDWVYPYYRDRALCLELGMTVLDIFLGSVGAKDDPSSGGRQMPSHWSSRPLHIVSGSSATGTQVLQAVGAAEANRYYSQVTEAAELAPSFHSDEIAFTSLGEGATSEGEFWESLNYTCLRQLPLLYLIEDNGYAISVPVDDQTPGGSISALVKDFPGLLVVECDGTDFIESYEAAGRAASYVREQRKPALLHAHVIRPYSHSMSDDEKMYKPEEIRQKEAKQDPLHKLAHHLVKEGLMTEAELETLETEVEREIREAADKALTVAPPDPETLMDFIYSPTVDPTSERFDHPAKSHGEPKTMVDLLNACMRDEMSRDPRVVVFGEDVADCSHESDLAVMKGKGGVFKVTHGLQRHFGAARCYNAPIAEASILGRAMGMATRGLKPIVEVQFLDYIWPAFMQMRNEIPTLRWRSNNVFSCPMVVRAPAGGYLMGGAVYHSQSGESIFAHLPGWRIVMPSNALDANGLLRTAIRSDDPVLFLEPKHLYRQTYNRAPYPGPDYMIPFGKAKLVREGSDLTIVTYGALVNRSVQASRELEKEGISAEILDLRSLQPYDWELISASVKKTSRVLVVYEDCISWGYGAEIAARIAEELFEFLDAPVRRVAAKDVYVPYHPVMEDAMLPQVADVVKACKALAAF encoded by the coding sequence ATGGCTACAGTTACTTCAACCTATAAGCCACCCCGGCCGTCTAAATCTTCGCTCGTGCGCGCCTACCGCATCATGTATCTGGCGAGGAAAATCGACGACAAGGAAATCCAGCTGAAGCGCCAGAACCGCGTCTATTTTCAGATCAACGGCGCTGGGCACGAGGCAGTCCAGGTAGCGACCGCCATGCACTTGAAGCCGGGGGTAGACTGGGTTTACCCGTATTACCGCGACCGTGCCCTTTGTCTCGAACTGGGCATGACGGTACTTGACATTTTCCTGGGAAGCGTTGGGGCTAAAGACGATCCGAGCTCGGGCGGGCGGCAGATGCCTTCCCACTGGAGTTCCAGACCACTCCACATTGTCTCCGGCTCAAGCGCCACCGGGACTCAGGTGCTGCAGGCGGTCGGGGCGGCCGAAGCGAACCGGTATTATTCCCAGGTCACGGAGGCCGCCGAGCTGGCGCCGAGCTTTCACTCCGATGAAATTGCATTTACTTCTCTGGGGGAAGGCGCAACCAGTGAAGGTGAGTTCTGGGAATCCCTCAATTACACCTGCCTCCGCCAACTGCCGTTGCTTTACCTTATAGAAGACAACGGATATGCCATCTCAGTCCCTGTTGACGATCAGACTCCAGGCGGCAGCATTTCCGCCCTGGTGAAAGATTTCCCCGGCCTCCTGGTCGTGGAATGCGACGGGACGGACTTTATTGAGAGCTACGAGGCGGCAGGAAGGGCCGCCTCCTACGTTCGCGAGCAAAGAAAGCCCGCGCTGCTTCACGCCCACGTTATCCGGCCCTATTCGCATTCCATGTCTGACGACGAAAAGATGTACAAGCCGGAGGAAATCCGGCAGAAGGAAGCAAAGCAGGATCCCCTTCACAAGCTGGCTCATCATCTGGTTAAAGAGGGCTTGATGACAGAAGCGGAGCTGGAAACATTGGAAACTGAAGTGGAGCGTGAGATACGCGAAGCCGCAGACAAGGCGCTCACCGTCGCTCCACCCGATCCGGAAACCCTGATGGACTTTATTTATTCCCCCACGGTCGACCCGACCTCCGAGAGGTTCGACCATCCGGCAAAATCGCATGGCGAACCCAAAACCATGGTGGACCTTCTCAATGCCTGCATGAGGGATGAGATGTCGCGCGATCCGCGTGTCGTGGTCTTTGGTGAGGATGTGGCCGATTGTAGCCATGAAAGCGACCTGGCCGTGATGAAAGGCAAAGGAGGAGTTTTCAAGGTCACCCACGGCCTGCAGCGACACTTCGGCGCCGCCCGTTGCTATAACGCCCCCATCGCGGAGGCCAGCATCCTGGGGAGGGCCATGGGCATGGCTACCCGCGGGCTCAAACCGATTGTCGAGGTCCAGTTTCTCGATTATATCTGGCCCGCGTTCATGCAGATGCGAAATGAAATACCGACCTTGCGCTGGCGGTCAAATAATGTGTTTTCGTGTCCAATGGTGGTGAGGGCCCCGGCTGGTGGATACCTGATGGGTGGCGCTGTTTATCATAGCCAGTCGGGCGAATCGATTTTCGCCCACCTGCCGGGCTGGCGCATCGTGATGCCCTCAAACGCTCTGGATGCCAACGGACTGCTCCGCACGGCCATTCGATCGGACGATCCTGTGCTTTTTCTCGAACCCAAACATCTTTACCGGCAGACTTACAATCGCGCGCCTTATCCCGGCCCGGATTACATGATCCCGTTCGGCAAGGCAAAGCTGGTACGTGAAGGTAGCGATCTGACTATCGTAACCTATGGCGCGCTGGTCAATCGGTCTGTACAGGCCTCCAGGGAGCTTGAAAAGGAAGGCATCAGCGCTGAGATCCTGGACTTACGTTCGCTCCAACCTTACGACTGGGAACTTATCAGCGCGTCTGTCAAAAAGACCAGCCGGGTGCTGGTCGTTTATGAAGATTGCATCTCCTGGGGGTACGGCGCAGAGATTGCCGCCCGCATTGCAGAGGAACTTTTTGAATTTCTGGACGCCCCTGTCCGCCGCGTAGCTGCTAAAGACGTCTATGTGCCTTACCATCCCGTCATGGAAGACGCCATGCTGCCCCAGGTTGCCGATGTGGTGAAAGCATGCAAAGCTTTGGCGGCGTTTTAG
- a CDS encoding DEAD/DEAH box helicase, protein MKGLSQTKSIARTDDLKDRSTDTASIESVVREIQGSFKGSRREGGVTALRHYPAREARVVPFPDFLPERVNEALKSRGVENLYSHQAIAATLAHEGKNVVVVTPTASGKTLCYNLPVLSALVENPDARALYLFPTKALSQDQLVELNRWTEKIGGDLRTFTYDGDTPQDARRAIRAQANLVITNPDMLHTGILPHHTRWERLFENLRYVVIDELHYYRGVFGSHLANVIRRLKRIAEFYGSHPQFICTSATIANPAELATRIVEQDVTLVDENGAPAAEKFFVLYNPPVVNPQLGIRRSYLNETRRLAKVFMMRGLETIVFANSRLATEILVTYLKEDFARRPVGPEVVRGYRGGYLPLERREIERDLREGRLLGVVATNALELGIDIGSLDVAVMAGYPGTIASTWQRAGRAGRRDGSSAALLVASSAPLDQFIVQNPDYFFDHSPEHGYVNPDNLQILLNHLKCAAFELPLKEDEKFCGLDLKLLCKHLEDLGFLHKTSEGWHWISESYPADAISLRSVSSDNFVIVDNTGEPRIVGEVDFTSALTTVHEKAIYLQDGQQYHVERLGYEERKAFVRQCDSEYYTDAISYTKIKILENFDSAPAGPAFRNHGEVQVNTQVVGFKKIKFHTMQNVGSGELMLPEQEMHTTAFWLTLPQALLDAMPYSRDDRMNGVQGLAHALQAIGTLLMMCDARDLGVAVGENLAMAEDVETSPSAQGRPAVYTKIFEPNIYLYDKYPGGIGFSEPLFRLSASLLENTRRMILNCPCESGCPSCVGPVGEVGEKGKEVALAILGGILEASS, encoded by the coding sequence ATGAAAGGCTTGTCACAAACGAAGTCGATTGCCCGGACCGATGATCTGAAAGACCGGTCCACCGATACGGCCTCTATCGAAAGCGTAGTGCGGGAAATCCAGGGCAGCTTCAAAGGGTCACGGCGCGAAGGGGGCGTGACCGCCCTCCGGCATTACCCGGCGCGCGAAGCGCGAGTAGTTCCGTTTCCGGATTTTCTTCCTGAGCGTGTGAATGAAGCGTTGAAGTCAAGGGGAGTTGAAAACCTTTACTCGCACCAGGCCATTGCGGCAACCTTGGCCCACGAAGGCAAAAATGTTGTTGTGGTCACTCCCACGGCATCGGGTAAGACGCTCTGTTACAACCTGCCGGTCCTGAGTGCTCTGGTCGAAAACCCCGATGCGCGGGCGCTCTATCTGTTTCCCACTAAGGCCCTGTCACAGGACCAATTGGTGGAACTTAATCGCTGGACGGAAAAGATTGGCGGCGATCTTCGGACATTTACCTACGACGGGGACACTCCCCAGGATGCACGGCGGGCCATTCGTGCCCAGGCAAACCTGGTGATTACCAACCCGGACATGCTCCACACGGGCATCCTGCCGCACCATACCAGGTGGGAGCGGCTGTTTGAAAACCTTCGCTACGTTGTCATTGACGAGCTGCATTACTACCGTGGTGTTTTCGGAAGTCATCTGGCCAACGTCATCCGGCGGCTCAAGCGGATTGCGGAATTCTATGGCAGCCATCCGCAGTTTATCTGTACCTCGGCGACCATCGCCAACCCGGCCGAGCTGGCCACGCGCATCGTCGAGCAGGATGTCACACTGGTGGACGAGAATGGAGCGCCCGCGGCAGAAAAATTCTTTGTACTCTACAACCCGCCAGTGGTCAATCCGCAACTCGGCATTCGCAGGTCTTACCTGAACGAAACGCGCCGCCTGGCGAAGGTCTTCATGATGCGGGGCCTGGAAACCATTGTCTTCGCCAATTCGCGCCTGGCAACTGAAATCCTTGTGACTTACCTCAAGGAGGACTTTGCCCGGCGTCCAGTAGGGCCGGAAGTCGTCCGCGGTTACCGGGGCGGCTATCTACCGCTCGAGCGGCGCGAGATTGAGCGAGACCTCCGTGAAGGGCGGCTGCTGGGAGTGGTTGCCACCAACGCGCTGGAACTGGGAATAGACATTGGCAGCCTCGACGTTGCGGTGATGGCCGGCTATCCGGGAACGATTGCTTCCACCTGGCAGCGCGCGGGCAGGGCAGGCCGCCGGGATGGAAGTTCCGCCGCGCTGCTGGTGGCTTCAAGCGCGCCGCTCGACCAGTTCATCGTTCAGAACCCGGACTATTTCTTTGATCACTCACCCGAGCACGGCTACGTGAATCCGGACAATCTCCAGATACTGCTCAACCACTTGAAGTGCGCGGCCTTTGAACTGCCGCTGAAAGAGGATGAGAAATTCTGCGGCCTCGATCTCAAGCTGCTCTGCAAGCATCTTGAGGACCTCGGATTCCTTCATAAGACCAGTGAGGGCTGGCACTGGATTTCTGAAAGTTACCCGGCAGACGCCATTAGTCTGCGGTCTGTCTCTTCGGATAATTTTGTCATTGTAGACAACACCGGTGAGCCGCGCATTGTTGGCGAGGTGGACTTTACGAGTGCGTTGACCACCGTACATGAGAAGGCCATCTACCTTCAGGACGGCCAGCAGTATCACGTGGAGCGCCTGGGTTATGAAGAGCGCAAGGCCTTCGTGCGCCAGTGCGATTCCGAATACTACACCGACGCCATTTCCTATACTAAGATCAAAATCCTGGAGAATTTTGACTCCGCGCCGGCCGGGCCTGCGTTCAGGAACCACGGCGAGGTCCAGGTGAATACTCAGGTTGTGGGGTTCAAGAAGATCAAGTTCCACACCATGCAAAACGTGGGCTCGGGCGAACTGATGCTGCCTGAGCAAGAGATGCACACCACGGCGTTCTGGCTGACGCTGCCGCAGGCTTTGCTGGATGCCATGCCTTATTCGCGCGATGACCGGATGAACGGCGTCCAGGGTCTTGCCCACGCGTTGCAGGCGATTGGCACATTGCTGATGATGTGCGACGCGCGCGACCTGGGCGTGGCGGTCGGCGAGAATCTGGCTATGGCGGAGGATGTTGAAACTTCGCCTTCGGCCCAGGGCCGGCCGGCTGTTTACACTAAAATCTTTGAACCCAATATTTATCTTTACGATAAATATCCCGGCGGGATTGGATTCAGCGAGCCGTTGTTTCGACTCAGCGCCAGCCTGCTTGAAAACACGCGGCGCATGATATTGAATTGTCCTTGCGAGTCGGGTTGCCCGTCCTGCGTGGGTCCCGTTGGCGAGGTGGGAGAGAAGGGCAAGGAAGTGGCGCTGGCCATCCTCGGCGGCATTCTGGAGGCTTCATCCTGA
- a CDS encoding carboxymuconolactone decarboxylase family protein, whose translation MSDKGLEMLYQMLGKERTSEVREAWTKLSPDFAGMVTDFVAADVWSRPNLELKTRSLITIAALVALGRQNALRLNLEMALNNGATRDEILETLLHMAIYAGFPACWDALVIADEVFNRKKPGSV comes from the coding sequence ATGAGTGATAAAGGCCTCGAGATGCTATACCAGATGCTCGGCAAGGAGAGGACCAGCGAAGTCCGCGAGGCGTGGACCAAACTATCGCCGGATTTCGCCGGCATGGTGACGGATTTTGTCGCAGCGGATGTCTGGTCGCGGCCCAACCTGGAACTCAAGACGCGCAGCCTGATCACGATTGCGGCGCTCGTGGCCTTGGGTCGCCAGAACGCCCTGCGGCTGAATCTCGAAATGGCTCTGAACAACGGCGCAACGCGCGACGAGATTCTTGAAACTCTGCTCCACATGGCCATCTACGCGGGGTTTCCGGCCTGCTGGGACGCGCTGGTCATCGCCGACGAAGTTTTTAACAGGAAAAAGCCCGGCAGCGTTTAG